A region of Oryzias latipes chromosome 18, ASM223467v1 DNA encodes the following proteins:
- the LOC101164928 gene encoding protein NLRC3, which yields MEHCESREEGLPHSRSTDGIQTKAQRDEPGSELESGSGPQFDSSRSDMSKDVIIQFNKGGAFSPERHEPGSELESGSGPQFDSSRSDMSKDVIIQFNKGGTSSPESCLLDLHATQRGEDDQVLERDDEEQGSSTEPALKHRVQFPTDQDLDNRLRICRVRLQGKMKVKLQGIFKGITKEGRPAPLNEIYTELHMTEGGPPEASETHEVGQIEAALRKVVMAEATMRQQDLFKPGLEGENPVRSVMTKGVAGIGKTVLTQKFILDWAEDKAHQDILFTFSFTFRELNVLKEKFSLVELIHHFFIETKDAEICNFEGLKVLFILDGLDESRLPMDFRNTRTLSDITTPASVGELLTNLIRGDLLPSARLWITTRPGAAKQIPAECVDMVTEIQGFNNQQKEEFFRKRFKDEEQANTIISHIKTSRSLHIMCHIPVFCWITATVLENELNTREGGELPQSLTEMYIHFLVVQAKVKKLKYGEGDESDSTTGESEQMIKSLGKLAFEQLQKGNMIFYESDLKDCDINAEEASTYSGVFTLIFREEKGLCQERVFCFVHLSVQEFLAALHVHMTFVTSGDNLMEEQQANSGDRKLTQSRSKQFYQCAVDKALQSPNGHLDLFLRFLLGLSLEPNQHLLQGLVTLVESTTRVSEETCEYIKMKIRKGQPAEKSINLFHCLNELNDRSLVEEIQTYLRSGCLSRDHLSPGQWSALVFILMLSDDLEVFDLKKYPTSEDALLKLLPVVEASKIALLSNCNLSMRSCEALSLVLSSRSSNLRDLDMSNNDLQDSGVKVLSDGLQSPHCKLETLSLSGCLITEVGCAALASALRSNPSHLRTLNLSYNHPGGAAVELSNAKENSHWRLDTLRVGPAGDQWLKPGKGKYYCPLTIDTNTASRRLKVSEDRKAVTFVMDVQPYPDHPDRFDDRWSNQLLCREELSGRCYWEVEWRGRVEVAVSYRGIGRGEDKNNCRFGQNRQSWCLICYDWDSYCIRHDNRETLITFSSSSSSSAESHRAAVYVDYAAGSLSFFRVSDSPMHIYTFNTTFTEALYPGFELRSGSWLSLC from the exons ATGGAGCACTgtgagagcagagaggaaggcCTCCCTCACTCCAGATCTACTGATGGGAtccagaccaaagcacagag GGATGAACCTGGATccgaactggaatctggatctggaCCCCAATTTGACTCTTCCAGGAGCGACATGTCAAAGGACGTCATCATTCAGTTCAACAAGGGTGGAGCTTTTTCTCCAGAGAG GCATGAACCTGGATccgaactggaatctggatctggaCCCCAATTTGACTCTTCCAGGAGCGACATGTCAAAGGATGTCATCATTCAGTTCAACAAGGGTGGAACTTCTTCTCCAGAGAG TTGTCTCCTTGATCTACACGCCACTCAGCGAGGAGAAGATGACCAGGTTCTAGAGAGAGATGATGAAGAGCAGGGAAGTTCCACAGAGcctgctctgaagcacagagtCCAATTCCCAACAGATCAGGACTTGGACAATCGTCTAAGAA TTTGTCGAGTACGCCTTCAGGGTAAGATGAAAGTGAAACTCCAGGGCATATTCAAGGGAATCACCAAAGAAGGAAGGCCTGCTCCTCTAAACGAGATCTACACCGAGCTCCACATGACGGAGGGAGGGCCTCCAGAGGCCAGTGAGACGCATGAGGTCGGGCAGATTGAAGCAGCTTTGAGGAAGGTGGTCATGGCTGAAGCAACCATGAGACAACAGGACCTCTTTAAACCTGGACTGGAAGGAGAAAATCCTGTCAGGAGTGTGATGACAAAGGGAGTGGCTGGGATCGGGAAAACAGTCTTAACACAGAAGTTCATTCTGGACTGGGCCGAGGACAAAGCCCACCAAGACATCCTCTTCACATTTTCATTTACTTTCAGAGAGCTGAACGTGCTGAAGGAGAAGTTCAGCTTAGTGGAACTCATTcatcatttctttattgaaaccAAAGACGCAGAAATCTGCAACTTTGAAGGCCTTAAAGTCCTGTTCATTCTGGACGGTCTGGACGAGAGTCGGCTTCCGATGGACTTCAGGAACACTAGAACCTTGTCGGACATCACCACGCCTGCCTCAGTGGGAGAGCTCCTGACAAACCTGATCAGGGGGGACCTGCTTCCCTCTGCTCGCCTCTGGATCACCACACGACCTGGAGCAGCCAAGCAAATCCCTGCTGAGTGTGTTGACATGGTGACGGAAATCCAAGGGTTCAATAACCAGCAGAAGGAGGAGTTCTTCAGGAAGAGATTCAAAGATGAAGAGCAGGCCAACACCATCATTTCCCACATCAAGACATCCAGAAGCCTCCACATCATGTGCCACATcccagtcttctgctggatcactgctacAGTTCTGGAGAACGAGCTGAATACCAGAGAAGGAGGAGAACTACCCCAAAGTCTGACTGAGATGTACATCCATTTCCTGGTGGTTCAAGCCAAAGTCAAGAAGCTCAAGTATGGGGAAGGAGATGAGAGCGATTCAACCACTGGAGAGAGTGAGCAGATGATTAAGTCTTTGGGGAAACTGGCCtttgagcagctgcagaaaggcaACATGATCTTCTACGAGTCCGACCTGAAGGACTGTGACATCAACGCAGAGGAAGCTTCCACATACTCAGGAGTCTTCACGCTGATCTTCAGAGAGGAGAAGGGGCTGTGCCAGGAAAGGGTCTTCTGCTTTGTCCACCTGAGTGTTCAAGAATTTCTGGCTGCTCTCCATGTTCATATGACCTTCGTCACATCTGGAGACAATCTAATGGAAGAGCAACAAGCAAACTCTGGTGACAGGAAACTGACTCAAAGCAGATCCAAACAATTCTACCAATGTGCTGTCGACAAGGCCTTACAGAGTCCAAACGGACACCTGGACTTGTTCCTCCGCTTCCTCCTGGGACTTTCTCTGGAACCCAATCAGCATCTCCTACAAGGACTGGTGACACTGGTGGAAAGTACCACACGGGTTAGCGAAGAAACATGCGAGTACATCAAGATGAAGATCAGGAAGGGCCAGCCTGCAGAAAAGAGCATCAACCTGTTCCATTGTCTGAACGAGCTAAATGATCGTTCTTTAGTGGAGGAGATCCAAACCTACCTGAGGTCAGGATGTCTCTCCAGAGATCACCTGTCTCCTGGTCAGTGGTCGGCTCTGGTCTTCATCTTGATGTTATCAGACGATCTGGAGGTGTTTGACCTGAAGAAGTACCCTACTTCAGAGGATGCTCTTCTGAAGCTGCTGCCAGTGGTTGAAGCCTCAAAAATAGCACT ATTGAGTAACTGCAACCTGTCAATGAGAAGTTGTGAAGCTCTGTCATTGGTTCTCAGCTCCCGGTCTTCAAACCTCAGGGACTTAGATATGAGCAACAATGACCTTCAGGATTCAGGAGTAAAAGTTCTGTCTGATGGACTGCAGAGTCCTCATTGTAAACTGGAGACTCTCAG cctCTCTGGGTGTCTGATCACTGAGGTGGGATGCGCCGCTTTAGCTTCAGCTTTGAGATCCAATCCATCCCATCTGAGAACGCTGAACCTAAGCTACAACCATCCAGGAGGGGCAGCGGTGGAGCTGTCAAATGCAAAGGAGAATTCACACTGGAGACTGGACACGCTCAG GGTAGGACCAGCAGGCGATCAGTGGTTGAAAccaggaaaaggaaaat ATTACTGTCCTCTCACCATCGACACGAACACGGCCAGCAGAAGACTCAAAGTCTCTGAGGACAGAAAAGCGGTGACATTCGTGATGGACGTTCAGCCATATCCCGACCACCCGGACAGATTTGACGATCGGTGGTCCAATCAGCTTCTGTGCAGAGAGGAACTGAGCGGGCGCTGCTACTGGGAGGTGGAATGGAGAGGAAGAGTGGAGGTGGCCGTGAGTTACAGAGGCATCGGGAGGGGAGAAGACAAGAACAACTGCCGGTTTGGACAGAACCGCCAGTCCTGGTGCCTGATCTGTTATGACTGGGACAGTTACTGCATCCGCCATGACAACAGGGAGACCTTAATCACcttctcttcatcctcctcttcctctgcagaGTCTCACAGAGCAGCGGTTTATGTGGACTACGCTGCCGGCTCTCTGTCTTTCTTCAGAGTGTCGGATTCACCGATGCACATCTACACCTTCAACACCACGTTCACCGAAGCTCTTTATCCCGGCTTTGAGCTGAGGTCAGGCTCCTGGCTGAGTCTGTGCTGA